The Cyclobacteriaceae bacterium DNA segment CAGATGGAATATTTGCGATCGACTTTATCGGGTAACCGAAGGCGGTTTCATCTACGATAATTTCGTCACCGGGTTTCATGCCTTCTACATCAACACCAAACACGAGTTGGGTTGAAGGCCCATCCACAATTTGAAAACGCGGCTCACTTTTATCGTTGTTGGAAAGCATGAGCAACAAACGTCCGTCCTGAGCCTGGTCACTCATTTCCTGTGTAAAAGAAATGGAAAATTTTACTCCGGATTTCGTTGTAGAATCAGTGGTGCAAAACATGCAGACCAGCAGGAGCAGTGGCAGAAAAGCGTGGGATTTCATTGGGGATTTATTTTTTCTTAAGGTAAGCGGGAAAGGGTAGAATTCAAACCAGATTTTCTATTTCAGGGCTGCATTTTCAGCAGGTTTTGCGTGCCTCAAAATGATTTCTTTATTATATATTGCGAGACTTATTTGCCTGCACCCATGACCATTCACCTCATTGAAGATGATGATATTTATGCGGAGTTCATCAAGCGCGCATTAAGTCCTGCGTATACCGTTACAAGTTTTAGCTCTGCAGAAGCGTGCCTGAAGGCCTTGAATGGTGGCCCCATGCCGGATGGATTTATCGTTGATTACAAACTTCCCGGAAAAAGCGGAATTGAATTCTTTGATGAGATCAAGGATAAGCTAAAAGAAGAACAACACATGATTATGATGAGCGCCATTGATGATGGCAACCTCGTGCTCAGCTTCATTAAAAAAGGTGTTCGCGATTATGTGATCAAAGACGATACTGTAATCGAATCCCTCAAAGCCATTCTCGAGGGTAAAGAAGACGACTACTATTTGTTTAATTGATGTTGCCTTCGGGTGCCTCAGGCAACGGATGTTGGTACTTCAATAATAAAAGTCGCTCCTATACCTTCTTCATTCACACACGAAATACTTCCGCCAATTTTTTTTGCCATGCTTCTGGCAATGAACAAGCCGAGACCGGTAGAGCTTTCGCCACCAGTTGGTCGTGCGCTGAATTTTCTGAATTTCTCAAACAAATGTGGTAACTCCTCCGACTTAAAACCAAGCGCTTCATCACGGATGGTAATCGTAGCTGTACCGGGTTTGGATTGGTTGGCCTTGATCCAGATTTTCTTTCCTTCAAATGAAAACTTTAACGCGTTTGAGAGAATGGTATCTACGGTCCGTTGCAAACACTGTCGATCCGTATGCAGTTTAATGTTTTCACAGTCCACCAGAAGCGTAATTCCTTTTTTGCTGGCTATGCCTGAAAAATTTTTCACCGCCTGCTGAATGATGCTTTGCATGTTCAGGTCTTCCGGGAACAATTCAATCCGGTTGTTTTCAATGTTGCGGTAATCCACCAGGTTGCGGATCATGTCCAATCCATCGGCCACCACGATGTGCATTTTTTCAAGGTAGTCCTTTTGTTCCTGCGTCAGGTTGTCGCCTACCAGTTGCATCAATTGCACGAGGGCATACAACCGGTTTAAAGGCGACTTGATATCATGCGATACAATGCTGACCAACTGGCGCTTTTCCTCTTGTAGCGCTTCAATCTGTCGAAGCAATTCTTCGGTATCATGGGGCGTAGAAGCCATGTGGTAAGTTAAAAACTTCCCCGATAAATGTCAGAGGCGAATGCGGACTTCCTCTTTATAATTGACCGGAACGTTAATGGGAATGCCTTTGTATTGAAGCCGGATGGAGCCCTTATAATGAATCTGCATACGTTTACCACCGATTACCGCAAAAACTGCATCGAGTAAACCAATTTCTTTCATGTTCAGCTTTACCTCAAGTGGAACGGTAAACTCGGCATTGGCCGGCACTTTTATTTTCATTTGCTGATCGATGATCGCAGCCTTCTTTCCATCAACAAAAACCTCCATGTCGATTTTTTTCACGGTCATGCGAAGGTTGTTCGGGTTAAAAAGAATGGCATTCGCCCGCAGCATCGGATCGGAAGTGGCATCAACAATGATGTCGCGGATCTGCCGAAGCTGGACATCTTCCTTCGGCTTGCAGGAAGCCAAAGCCAACAACACCAATAACACAAACCCGTAACCTGCACCCCGTACCCACTGGCCTGAGATTCCGGAAGGACGAAACTTCTTATTACTAACCATCATCGTAAGTATAGACATTCTCTTTCTAACTTTGTTACATGAATCCGCACTTTGAGGCCATTGCCGATGGGCTGGCCGAGCACGGGTATGCCGTGATTGATCAATTTTTAAGCCAACAGGAGGTTGGCGCTATTCTGGACCTGGAAGAATTACGCGATACGGCCAATATGAAGCGGGCCGGTATTGGAAATAGTCAGTCGCTTCAGGTTCAGGAGGGCGTTCGTGGTGATTATATTAATTGGCTTGATCGGGAAACGGCACCTCAGCCGGTAAAAGTTTACCTCACCCGACTGGATGAGCTGATTGCCTTTTTAAACCAGTCGCTTTATTTAAGCTTAAAAGATTACGAAGCACATTTTACCAAGTATCCTCCGGGTACATTTTATAAACGCCACCTCGATCAGTTTAAATACGATGACCACCGCAGGCTGTCAGTCATCTGTTACCTCAACCCCGATTGGAAGGAAGCCGAGGGCGGAGCCTTGCGGATGTACCTGTTGGATAAAACCCTGGATGTATTACCCGAAGCCGGGCGCCTGGTTTGCTTTCGATCGGATATTATTGAACACGAAGTGTTGCCGGCCACGCGCGAACGGCTGAGCATTACCGGTTGGATGTTGGACCGGCTTGCGGCACTTAAGCACTTATGAGTTTCGCTTGCTGATTTTGTTGGACGAAATGGAACGTTGCCGGGAACTCTTAAAGCGCGTTATGGTTTCATCCCGCTTTGCGATATGTTTTGTTTTTCTTCCCTGCACGCGCTTGCGCCACAGTTTCCAACTGGTTGGTTTTAAATTTTTGCGCATCAGCTCAATCACATCCTGTTCCGACAATCCAAACTGATGTGCAATGGCCTCAAAGGGAGTGCGATCTTCCCAGGCCATTTCAATAATTCGGTCGATGTCTTCTTGCTGAAGCATAGTATTGAAACAGTTAAACTGCTTCAATGGTTATAACGGACAATTAGAAGTTATTAAACCAATTATTTCTTCACCTGAAACAATGGCGGCTGTTTATCTTCCCACTCAGTCGCTTCCTGGTAGGCTCGCGCCAACAACAACGGAGCAGCCTCACCATACAGTTTTCCTAAAAACGAAATGCTGGTGGGTGAGCCTGAATTGTTAAACCCATTTGGCACCACCACACACGGATGCCCGGTTAAGTTGGTGGTTAATAATTGTGTGCCACCAAAACTCGGACTGATGATCACATCAAAATCTTTTGTGACCTGGTGGTATTCTTCGATGAGTTGCTGCCGCATGCGTGATGCATTGATGTACTCCACTGCCGGAATGAAGCGTGCGGTACGAAACGTATTCGGCCAGGCCCAACGAAGTTGATTGGAGAGCAAGCTGTCTTTGTTCGAGCGGGTAAGTTCATCGAACGCAGCGGCCGCTTCAGCAGTGAGCATGAGGCGCACGGCACCAACCGGAATGGAGGAAGGCAACTCCACTTCAACCAACTCAACGCCTAGTGATTTGATTACCTCCAAAACGTTCTGATCGTTTTCTTTATTCGGATAAGTGGCATCGAACAAAGATTTTACATAACCAACTTTTAATTTCTTCAGATCAGTTTTTGCAGCATAGTTAAACACAGCGGATCGTGTACTTTTATCCAGTTCATCTGCACCACGAATCACCTCATAAACAAGCGCGGCATCGAATGCCGACCGGCAAATCGGGCCGATCTTATCCATACTCCAACTCAACGTCATAGCACCATGCCGGCTTACCGTACCGAATGTTGGGCGTAAGCCACTGGCACCGCAGCGTGTAGAAGGCGAAACGATCGAACCCAACGTTTCTGTTCCAATTGAAAAGGCCACCAAGCCTGCCACAGTTGCCGATGCACTGCCAGCTGATGATCCGCTTGAACCTTGCTTTAAGTTCCACGGATTTTTGGTTACGCCACCAAACCAGATGTCGCCCATAGCCAATGCACCGAGTGTGAATTTTGCCACGAGCACAGCACCGGCTTCATCTAATTTTTTAACAATCGTAGCGGTGGTTTTTATTTCCTGATCCACATAGGGCTCTGCACCCCAGGTTGTTTTTGTTCCTTCTACAGCCAGTAAATCTTTTACACCATACGGAATGCCATGCAGCGGTCCGCGGTACTTGCCTTTAGCGATTTCTTCATCTGCTTTGCGGGCTTGCGCCAGTGCGCGTTCTTCCAGTAATAAAACCGTGCATTGCAAGGTGTCACTGAATTTCTTTAAGCGATTAAGATAAATTTTAGTCAACTGTGTGGAGGTAATCTTCTTACTCTTCAACAACACAGCAAGTTTATGAACCGGATAGAACGCCAGTTCTTCCAGGTTTTCAGGAACCTTTACTTCTTTCGGCAATCCCCAATCAATTGGTTTTTGAATGGTCTCTTTTTTGAATCCCGTGGGCACAGGATCAAACCACAACGACATGGGCACACTGTTTTCCAGTTGATAGCGATGTATGGCTTCAATGGAGCGCTGATAGTCGCGAAGGCCTTGCAACAAGGAGTCGCGCTCAGCTGTTGTAAAATTCAAATCATAAAAGGGCTCTATTTCCTGTGTTGGGTGTTGTGTTTGCGCACAAACAACCATTGTTAAAAAAGTGAATGCAACTGTGGTGAAAAGCCTGTAAATTGAACTCCGGTTCATACGTAATTTTTTCTCCAAGATATGAAGGAATATTTCTTAAAACTCTACCAATATAATGCGTGGGCAAATTCAAGGGTATTGGGTGCCTTGGCGCAACAGAAGGTGACAGACGATAAAATTCTGACGCTGATGAGCCATGTTATGGCCGCCCAATTGTTGTGGCTTCACCGCATACTTGGCCTGCCGGCACCGGATGTGGAGCTGTGGAAAAAATATTCGCTTGAACGGTTACAACAACTCAGCGAAGAAGGCTCTTCGCGGTGGTTGCAATTCATTGAAGACCATGACAATTTTAACCGGCAACTCCGTTACCACAATTATGTGGGGCATTCGTTTGAAAATAATATCGAGCACATCATGATCCATACAGTAAATCACGCTACATATCATCGCGGACAAGTGGCGCTGCTGATGCGCGAGCGTGGCTACGAACCGGTTAACACCGATTTTATTACGTACGATCGGGTAATGACCGGTCAATTGAAAAATTGAGCTAAACAATTCGAAATGTTTTCGGGTTTTATGTGTCACTAACCAGATTAAACAGATGAAAAAGATTCAACTACTTATTCTAACGATGTTTGTTGTGTTGGCTGCTCGTGCACAGGATGGTATAACCGTTTGTCACACACCTGCAACTGAAAAATTTGCCTTGCTGGCCTCCAATAAAGATTTCAATATGGCACATGCTGATCCGCTTCCGTACACGCACCAGAGTGCGGTTGGAAAAATGATTACATTCAAAACACCCGATGGAAAAGAAGCAAACGCGTATTTTCTTCAGGCGAAAAGCAAAAGCAACAACTGGATTTTTGTGTTCCAGGAATGGTGGGGCTTAAACGACCACATCAAGCGCGAAGCAGAAAATTTGTACAATGCCTTGGGCAACGTAAACGTGCTGGCGTTAGATATGTATGATGGAAAAGTAACCGATAAACGTGAAGAAGCCGGTCAGCTGATGGGTGGCTTTAAGCAAGATCGCGGTAACGCCATTGTTCAGGGCGCCTTGAGTTATGCCGGAAAGAATGCAAAGATCGGAACCGTGGGCTGGTGCTTTGGCGGTGGCCAGTCGATTCAAGCTGCGCTGACGGTCGGCAAACAAGCCGCTGCGTGTGTGATGTATTACGGTATGCCGGAAGAGAATGTGGATCGATTGAAGACATTGAATTGTGATGTGCTGAACATCTGGCCGACACAGGATCAATGGATCAATAAAGCCGTTATGGATAAGTTCGAAATAAACATGAAAGCGGCCGGAAAGAACTTAACCGTTAAGTCGTATGATGCGGATCACGCCTTTGCCAACCCGAGCAATCCAAAACACAACAAGGAATTCACGGCTGATGCCAATAAGCACACGGTAGAATTCTTTAGGGCGAGATTGAAATAGAATATCAATTGACAATTAACAGTTGACAATTGGCAATAGACCGGTAGACATTATGTCAACCGCTAATTGCCAATTGTTAACTCAGTCAATAACTATCGAGCATGTATTTAATTACATCCGTTGTGGTTACGATGCCCACCAGTTTACTTTCATCATCATCGGCCACTACAGGCAGCGCATGAAATTCTTCAGTAGATAAAATCTCTGCAACGTGTTTAATGGTGTCGCTCTCTTTCACCGCACGCGGTTTGTGCGACATCACCTGGCTGATGTTGAGCATGTCAAACACGGCTTCATCGGCATCGCCTTCTCCGGCAAACAATCCGCTAAAGGTTAACCGGTTCAAATCGGTTTTACTAAGCATACCAACGAGCTGATCACCATGCACAACGGGCAGGTGCCGGATGTGATGCTTGCGGATCAGGTTATTAGCACTGATTAAGGTATCGTCAAGTTGAACAGCCACTACATGCTTGGTCATGATGCTGCTCACGGGTTCGCGCTTTTTCATGGTACTTTGATTTAGTATTTCAAAGTACGCTCGTTACAGGAGATTGCGGCTGACGAAGGTCAGGCGAGAGACGTGATCTTCATCACTCCCAAACTACTCTTCCTTCAGTATTATACCATTTCGGATAATGCGGTAGGTGTATTTTCTCCACCTCGTTGCGTTTTACTTTTAAAGTAGGTGTGAGTAGATTATTCTCTACCGACCAGTCGTGTTTCATCACCACCATTTTTTCAACATGCTCATGACTTTCCAATGCTGGGTTTATTTCTTCCAGTGTTGCACTCAGACTGTGAATCAGTTGTTCCTTGGTTTTTGTTTTTCCATTAGCGGAAAGCACCACCAAAGCCATCGGTTGTGGCACACCCATGCCCACCACACAAACCTGATCCAAATCCGCGTTGGATAAAATGCGCATTTCAATCGGGGCAGGTGCAATGTATTTTCCCTTGTCGGTTTTGAATAAATCTTTCACCCGGCCGGTAATGGTTAAAAATCCATCGCTGGAAATTTGTCCCTGGTCACCGGTTTTTAAATATCCTTCTTCATCGAAGAGTTCTTTGGTCATCTCTGGCTCTTTATAATAACCCAAGGTAAGTCCGGGGCATTTAATCCGAATCTCTCCGTTATCAGCAATTTTTACTTGCGCGCCTTTCAAGGGTTTCCCAACTGTTCCTAGTCGATTATCATTATTCCGATTGTAGTGGGAATAAATACAATCTTCCGTCATGCCGTATGCTTGCAAAACACGCACGCCTAGTTTTTCATACCATTTTAAAAGTTCTACGGAAATTGGAGCAGCTCCACTAAAGATTTGTTTAGCCCGTGTTAAGCCCAATCCTTTTTTGATTTTGTTTTTTATTAAGGTGCTGATCAACGGTATGGATAACAACGTATCAAGTTTCTTTTGTGGCAGCTTCTCCAGAATTTTTTCCTGAAACTTGGCCCAAATACGTGGAACAGCAAAGAAGTGTGTAGGCTGTGTGTCCGCTAAATTTTTTGGAAAGGATTCGAGCGTTTCCGGAAACGAAAAGTTACCGCCCTGGTAAATACCCATCATTTCAATGCCCATTCGTTCGGCAATGTGGCTAAGCGGCAGGTATGAAAACAGCGTGGGATGATTTTGTATTTCAAGTTCGCGGATACCCGCTGTCACAACACTATCAAACGCATAAACATTATGCATAACGCCCTTTGATTTTCCGGTAGTGCCTGATGTGTAAACCAGTGTAAGCAAATCCTCGGGCTTCCAGGTGTATGTATCTTTCAATGGCTCGAATTGTTTTGCCCATTGTTCCCAGCTATGATCTTCATCAACGCCATAAGCAGTAATGCCAAGCTTCACTACGTTTGCGGGTATGCCTTGTCGCTGTGGACTATAATCATCAAGTTTTCCGATTATGATCAGTTTGGATTCACTGTGTTCCAGAATTTGATGAATGGTTGAAGCGGTAATGGTGGCATAGAGCGGAACCGAAACATGACCCGCCATCATAATCGCCAGGTCGGCCATAATCCAGTGTGCACAGTTTTTTGAAAGCAAGGCCACTTTGCTCCCTTGCGGGAGGCCCAGTGATTGAATGCCGTTGGCGATTCGCCTGATCTCATCCCCGGCTTGTTGGTACGTCCAGGTTTTCCATTGGCCGTTAAACGGCTGGCGAAGAAACAATTGTTGCGGGATTTCTTTCTCCCACTTTAGAAATTGGTTTAATGGAGATGAGCTCATAATGTTTGGCGTTAGGCATGACTATTTACTCAGAAAACAGTTAAAATAAAAGGTCTTCTTTTCTACCTTCGCCCGTATGAGCACTGCTTCAAAAAAACTCTTTTTACTGGATGCCTACGCGCTGATTTACCGCGCACATTTTGCGTTTACCAAAACACCCCGAATTAATTCCAAGGGTCATAATACCTCGGTTCCGTTTGGTTTTACCAACACCTTGCTGGAAGTACTACAAAAGCAAAAGCCTACGCACATCGGTGTGGCCTTTGATACATCAGCGCCAACGTTTCGCGATGAAATTTTTGAGGAGTACAAGGCCACCCGACAGGAAACTCCGGAAGATATCCGTTATGGCGTTCCCAAGGTGAAAGAAATCTTAAAGGCATTTAATATTCCCGTACTCGAAATGGATGGCTATGAAGCCGATGACATTATCGGTACGTTGGCCCAGCAGGCGGAGAAAAAAGGTTTTGAGGTGTACATGATGACACCCGACAAAGATTTTGGGCAATTGGTAACTGATAACATAAAGTTGTACAAACCTGCTTACATGGGCAATGCAGTTGATGTGATGGGCCCACAGGAAGTGTGTGCCCGATGGGATATTGAAGATGTAAGTCAGGTGATTGAAATGTTGGGCCTGCAAGGCGATGCCTCCGATAACATTCCGGGAATACCGGGTTTTGGTCCCAAGACAGCAGCAACGCTATTGAAGAAGTACAAGAACATTGAAGGCATCATTGAGCACGTATCAGAATTAAAAGGTAAGCAGAAAGAATTGGTGGAACAATATGGCGAGCAGGC contains these protein-coding regions:
- a CDS encoding response regulator; amino-acid sequence: MTIHLIEDDDIYAEFIKRALSPAYTVTSFSSAEACLKALNGGPMPDGFIVDYKLPGKSGIEFFDEIKDKLKEEQHMIMMSAIDDGNLVLSFIKKGVRDYVIKDDTVIESLKAILEGKEDDYYLFN
- a CDS encoding HAMP domain-containing sensor histidine kinase produces the protein MASTPHDTEELLRQIEALQEEKRQLVSIVSHDIKSPLNRLYALVQLMQLVGDNLTQEQKDYLEKMHIVVADGLDMIRNLVDYRNIENNRIELFPEDLNMQSIIQQAVKNFSGIASKKGITLLVDCENIKLHTDRQCLQRTVDTILSNALKFSFEGKKIWIKANQSKPGTATITIRDEALGFKSEELPHLFEKFRKFSARPTGGESSTGLGLFIARSMAKKIGGSISCVNEEGIGATFIIEVPTSVA
- a CDS encoding LEA type 2 family protein translates to MSILTMMVSNKKFRPSGISGQWVRGAGYGFVLLVLLALASCKPKEDVQLRQIRDIIVDATSDPMLRANAILFNPNNLRMTVKKIDMEVFVDGKKAAIIDQQMKIKVPANAEFTVPLEVKLNMKEIGLLDAVFAVIGGKRMQIHYKGSIRLQYKGIPINVPVNYKEEVRIRL
- a CDS encoding 2OG-Fe(II) oxygenase, yielding MNPHFEAIADGLAEHGYAVIDQFLSQQEVGAILDLEELRDTANMKRAGIGNSQSLQVQEGVRGDYINWLDRETAPQPVKVYLTRLDELIAFLNQSLYLSLKDYEAHFTKYPPGTFYKRHLDQFKYDDHRRLSVICYLNPDWKEAEGGALRMYLLDKTLDVLPEAGRLVCFRSDIIEHEVLPATRERLSITGWMLDRLAALKHL
- a CDS encoding TIGR03643 family protein; the encoded protein is MLQQEDIDRIIEMAWEDRTPFEAIAHQFGLSEQDVIELMRKNLKPTSWKLWRKRVQGRKTKHIAKRDETITRFKSSRQRSISSNKISKRNS
- a CDS encoding amidase, giving the protein MNRSSIYRLFTTVAFTFLTMVVCAQTQHPTQEIEPFYDLNFTTAERDSLLQGLRDYQRSIEAIHRYQLENSVPMSLWFDPVPTGFKKETIQKPIDWGLPKEVKVPENLEELAFYPVHKLAVLLKSKKITSTQLTKIYLNRLKKFSDTLQCTVLLLEERALAQARKADEEIAKGKYRGPLHGIPYGVKDLLAVEGTKTTWGAEPYVDQEIKTTATIVKKLDEAGAVLVAKFTLGALAMGDIWFGGVTKNPWNLKQGSSGSSAGSASATVAGLVAFSIGTETLGSIVSPSTRCGASGLRPTFGTVSRHGAMTLSWSMDKIGPICRSAFDAALVYEVIRGADELDKSTRSAVFNYAAKTDLKKLKVGYVKSLFDATYPNKENDQNVLEVIKSLGVELVEVELPSSIPVGAVRLMLTAEAAAAFDELTRSNKDSLLSNQLRWAWPNTFRTARFIPAVEYINASRMRQQLIEEYHQVTKDFDVIISPSFGGTQLLTTNLTGHPCVVVPNGFNNSGSPTSISFLGKLYGEAAPLLLARAYQEATEWEDKQPPLFQVKK
- a CDS encoding DinB family protein → MKEYFLKLYQYNAWANSRVLGALAQQKVTDDKILTLMSHVMAAQLLWLHRILGLPAPDVELWKKYSLERLQQLSEEGSSRWLQFIEDHDNFNRQLRYHNYVGHSFENNIEHIMIHTVNHATYHRGQVALLMRERGYEPVNTDFITYDRVMTGQLKN
- a CDS encoding dienelactone hydrolase family protein — translated: MKKIQLLILTMFVVLAARAQDGITVCHTPATEKFALLASNKDFNMAHADPLPYTHQSAVGKMITFKTPDGKEANAYFLQAKSKSNNWIFVFQEWWGLNDHIKREAENLYNALGNVNVLALDMYDGKVTDKREEAGQLMGGFKQDRGNAIVQGALSYAGKNAKIGTVGWCFGGGQSIQAALTVGKQAAACVMYYGMPEENVDRLKTLNCDVLNIWPTQDQWINKAVMDKFEINMKAAGKNLTVKSYDADHAFANPSNPKHNKEFTADANKHTVEFFRARLK
- a CDS encoding CBS domain-containing protein, whose product is MKKREPVSSIMTKHVVAVQLDDTLISANNLIRKHHIRHLPVVHGDQLVGMLSKTDLNRLTFSGLFAGEGDADEAVFDMLNISQVMSHKPRAVKESDTIKHVAEILSTEEFHALPVVADDDESKLVGIVTTTDVIKYMLDSY
- a CDS encoding AMP-binding protein: MSSSPLNQFLKWEKEIPQQLFLRQPFNGQWKTWTYQQAGDEIRRIANGIQSLGLPQGSKVALLSKNCAHWIMADLAIMMAGHVSVPLYATITASTIHQILEHSESKLIIIGKLDDYSPQRQGIPANVVKLGITAYGVDEDHSWEQWAKQFEPLKDTYTWKPEDLLTLVYTSGTTGKSKGVMHNVYAFDSVVTAGIRELEIQNHPTLFSYLPLSHIAERMGIEMMGIYQGGNFSFPETLESFPKNLADTQPTHFFAVPRIWAKFQEKILEKLPQKKLDTLLSIPLISTLIKNKIKKGLGLTRAKQIFSGAAPISVELLKWYEKLGVRVLQAYGMTEDCIYSHYNRNNDNRLGTVGKPLKGAQVKIADNGEIRIKCPGLTLGYYKEPEMTKELFDEEGYLKTGDQGQISSDGFLTITGRVKDLFKTDKGKYIAPAPIEMRILSNADLDQVCVVGMGVPQPMALVVLSANGKTKTKEQLIHSLSATLEEINPALESHEHVEKMVVMKHDWSVENNLLTPTLKVKRNEVEKIHLPHYPKWYNTEGRVVWE